CCGAGCACCTTGGCGTCGGTCACCTCGGCGCCGGTGATGTAGAAGGCGGTGGGCAGGTCGACCACCAGGGCGTCGATCTGACCGTTCTTCAGCGCGGCCTTGGCCAGGTCGTTGTCGTCGAAGACCGCGGGCTGGGCGGTCGGCTTGATCTGGTCGGTGACCGCCGCGAGGCTGGTGGTGCCGACCTGGGCACCCAGCTTGACGCCCTTCAGGTCGGCCAGGCTCTTGGCCCCGGCCGCCTTGGAGTCCTTCAGCGCCACCACGGCCTGCCGGACGTCGTAGTAGCCCGAGGAGAAGTCGACCGACTGCTTGCGCTCGGCGTTGATCGACACCTGGTTGATGTCGAAGTCGAAGTCCTTGGCGCCCGGGGCGAAGGCCTTGTTGAACGGGCTGACCACCCAGCTCACCTTCGACTTGTCGTAGCCCAGCCGCTCGGCCACCGCGAAGGCCACGGCCGACTCGAAGCCCTTGCCGTTCTCGGGCTTGTCCTCGGAGAACCAGGGGTCGTACGC
This genomic interval from Kitasatospora gansuensis contains the following:
- a CDS encoding ABC transporter substrate-binding protein yields the protein MTTLPRTTRLAPIAALLTAAALLTACAPQEEGKTSAAAAGGCAKGALATKKAGTLTVGTDKPAYDPWFSEDKPENGKGFESAVAFAVAERLGYDKSKVSWVVSPFNKAFAPGAKDFDFDINQVSINAERKQSVDFSSGYYDVRQAVVALKDSKAAGAKSLADLKGVKLGAQVGTTSLAAVTDQIKPTAQPAVFDDNDLAKAALKNGQIDALVVDLPTAFYITGAEVTDAKVLGQLAGTGTGAAAEQFGLVLDKGSALTGCVAQAVDALRADGTLAKLEQQWLSDAVSAPVLK